From a single Chitinophaga sp. Cy-1792 genomic region:
- a CDS encoding endo-beta-N-acetylglucosaminidase H produces MKSTFHGTFLTSLLSITLVTLLATSCNKDNALSTNTNVKAHTESVTKSGGVSVCYVEVNSNSILNTGKYTLTTGGQQLFDIAIIFAANINYNTSTSKAVLYNNPQVSSVLANKTTQIVPLQNKGMKVLLSILGNHQGAGFCNFTSRSAAHDFAKQLSDTVSYYGLDGIDFDDEYADYGTNSTGQPNDSSFVFLLSELRTLMPSKLITFYYYGPAASRLSYGGQKAGDFVNYSWNAIYGSYSVPNVAGLAKSQLAPAAVDLSSTSQSTAVSLANSTKTNGYGVYLWYNLTSTDQHTYMSAVSNVLYSSAVTYTP; encoded by the coding sequence ATGAAATCGACATTCCACGGGACTTTCCTGACGTCTTTGTTATCAATCACCCTTGTTACCCTCCTTGCCACTTCCTGTAATAAGGACAATGCATTGAGCACGAATACTAACGTTAAAGCACATACGGAATCTGTTACAAAATCAGGTGGCGTGTCTGTATGTTATGTAGAAGTAAACAGCAACAGTATTCTCAATACCGGTAAATATACGCTCACTACCGGTGGCCAGCAGCTGTTTGATATTGCCATCATCTTTGCTGCCAACATCAATTATAATACGAGTACCAGCAAAGCGGTATTGTACAATAATCCGCAGGTAAGCAGTGTATTGGCCAACAAAACTACCCAGATTGTTCCATTACAGAACAAAGGCATGAAGGTGCTGTTATCTATCCTGGGAAACCACCAGGGCGCGGGTTTCTGCAACTTTACCAGCCGCAGCGCCGCACATGATTTTGCCAAACAGCTGTCTGATACCGTATCCTACTACGGACTGGATGGTATCGACTTCGATGATGAATATGCAGATTATGGCACCAACAGTACCGGGCAGCCAAACGACAGCTCCTTTGTATTTTTGCTTTCTGAGTTAAGAACTTTAATGCCTTCCAAACTGATCACGTTCTATTATTATGGCCCTGCTGCTTCCCGTTTATCATATGGTGGCCAGAAAGCCGGCGACTTCGTTAACTACAGCTGGAATGCTATTTACGGCAGTTATTCCGTTCCTAACGTAGCTGGCCTGGCAAAAAGCCAGCTGGCGCCGGCAGCCGTAGATCTTTCATCTACCAGTCAGAGCACGGCTGTTAGTCTGGCAAATTCTACCAAAACCAATGGCTATGGCGTGTACCTATGGTACAACCTCACCAGCACAGACCAGCATACTTATATGTCGGCGGTGTCCAATGTATTATACAGCAGTGCGGTGACATACACACCTTGA
- a CDS encoding DUF4132 domain-containing protein, giving the protein MPYTEEATQPIIERLKLRYLHAHETVVSIHLFLTGRQSEVPVLTTPDEAAMAGAFIPLLSLPDQWNDNDRLVLQLLSEPQVWEQNEAAFLSHIVPMLDMPGSSNSIVQRFSAFTNFLQERGFSPEKIGSMLILHSREGNNMDLMPLKFSPLRKFLQDLLKSTDSLSIQPYLTRWVHLSWNSLFFRLLSKSHPELEMTYLENQLLAQVPGYLHSELANALLQHNYSKYEPLLLQVLQAPTPPTVAVQLGVQLALTNYQPDTYQAGLLPLFRQYLHDYTQQPQQEEGYASTLLHADAVSSYPLSVIALHGILQHNATEGITYLHQFIAEKRFLPQVCFDIIARQLQVAAVPLLLEALQQEYDIQMLLPLLAQFDPALYLEALWPYTMHKLKSVRMAVAPLLAKDPDAVTKAAGLLQYKKAEQRLTASLILCTINTPEARTLIQEALHNEINDDARDLMLETLGNTIQYTSEPATVDYLVASAKRRNKLSRPLEKWLDDQALPPLWMHDGTQLPLEVTRFLIYRMSRIKEMGSDVEAKPLLDLLDRTRNDDFAMALFQIYEAHQGDTQLKYILATAALTGGEELGNALRESIGSWINNRRPRQAEHGLAALALHAAKKSLQVVEKYARKYTTRRIALGNAARQALSRSAAELGLTMHELGDRIVPDLEFEGLVKPFINKDETWKGMVDLDFRIGYLNRRNRRMKTPPGQTTALVKRFFKTTQKNLPELAKLQASRLEQFLITQRSWSAAQWNALFLHNPILFVFANRLVWASYHADGQFSGTFRCTENSTLTDVGGNAFELPEGATVRLLHPLQIDAAGKEQWLQHFTAHNIIPGFAQLERPVSELNIQQRQQTMIYDFEDIIMEQEALNSLMEEKGWKLRTNEESQPLSFRKTDDINEVEAVIELSGIYLESGIQCKLGTLYFIDLEKAGDAAFDSTSRNAGAYMLPLHKVPAVFYSETVTDISKPGSTIELV; this is encoded by the coding sequence ATGCCATATACAGAGGAAGCGACACAACCAATAATTGAAAGGCTGAAACTACGGTACCTCCATGCTCATGAAACCGTCGTGTCGATTCACCTGTTCCTCACCGGCCGGCAATCTGAAGTCCCGGTACTGACAACACCAGACGAAGCTGCAATGGCAGGCGCATTTATCCCGCTACTGTCTTTGCCCGACCAATGGAATGATAATGACCGACTGGTTTTACAGTTACTATCCGAACCACAGGTATGGGAACAAAATGAAGCTGCATTTCTTTCGCATATCGTCCCTATGCTGGATATGCCAGGCAGCTCCAATTCCATCGTACAACGCTTTAGTGCCTTCACCAACTTCCTGCAGGAAAGGGGCTTTAGTCCTGAAAAAATAGGCTCCATGCTGATCCTTCATTCCAGAGAAGGGAATAATATGGACCTGATGCCATTGAAATTTTCTCCTTTGAGAAAATTTTTACAGGATTTGCTCAAAAGCACCGACAGCTTGTCGATACAACCCTACCTGACCCGCTGGGTACATCTCAGCTGGAATTCCCTGTTTTTTCGTCTTCTTTCTAAAAGTCATCCCGAACTGGAGATGACCTACCTTGAAAATCAACTCCTGGCCCAGGTACCAGGGTATCTGCACAGTGAACTGGCCAACGCCCTGTTACAGCATAATTACAGCAAATACGAACCGCTGTTGCTGCAGGTATTACAGGCGCCAACACCACCAACCGTTGCCGTGCAACTGGGTGTGCAGCTGGCACTGACCAACTACCAGCCAGATACCTACCAGGCCGGACTATTACCATTATTCAGGCAATACCTGCACGACTATACGCAGCAGCCGCAGCAGGAGGAAGGCTATGCCTCTACCCTGCTTCATGCGGATGCCGTATCATCCTATCCGCTTAGCGTGATAGCCCTGCACGGTATTTTACAACATAATGCCACTGAAGGAATCACCTACCTGCACCAGTTTATAGCAGAGAAACGCTTCCTGCCGCAGGTATGCTTCGATATCATTGCCCGCCAGCTCCAGGTAGCCGCTGTTCCGCTGCTGCTGGAAGCCCTGCAGCAGGAATATGATATCCAGATGCTCCTGCCGCTGCTCGCGCAATTCGACCCGGCCTTATACCTGGAAGCACTCTGGCCTTATACCATGCATAAGCTGAAGTCGGTACGTATGGCCGTAGCGCCACTGCTGGCGAAAGACCCGGACGCTGTCACCAAAGCTGCCGGACTACTGCAATACAAGAAAGCAGAGCAACGCCTGACAGCATCCCTGATCCTGTGTACCATCAATACTCCGGAAGCACGTACGCTGATACAGGAAGCACTACATAATGAGATCAACGACGATGCACGCGACCTGATGCTGGAAACGCTGGGCAATACCATTCAGTATACCTCAGAACCAGCTACAGTCGATTATCTCGTAGCCTCTGCGAAGCGCAGGAATAAACTGTCGCGGCCACTGGAAAAATGGCTGGACGATCAGGCACTGCCTCCATTATGGATGCATGACGGTACCCAGCTGCCATTGGAAGTGACCCGGTTCCTGATCTATCGCATGTCGCGCATAAAGGAAATGGGCTCCGATGTAGAAGCCAAACCATTGCTGGACCTGCTGGACAGGACCCGCAACGACGACTTCGCCATGGCCCTGTTCCAGATATATGAAGCACATCAGGGCGATACACAACTCAAATATATACTGGCTACCGCCGCACTCACCGGTGGTGAAGAGCTGGGAAATGCCCTCCGCGAAAGCATTGGCAGCTGGATCAATAACCGCAGGCCACGGCAGGCGGAACATGGCCTCGCCGCCCTCGCACTCCATGCAGCCAAAAAATCACTGCAGGTAGTAGAGAAATATGCCAGGAAATATACCACCCGCCGCATAGCACTGGGCAATGCAGCACGACAGGCACTGTCGCGCTCCGCAGCCGAACTCGGACTCACCATGCATGAACTGGGCGACAGAATCGTTCCTGACCTGGAATTTGAAGGATTGGTGAAGCCTTTCATCAATAAAGACGAAACCTGGAAAGGCATGGTAGACCTGGATTTCCGTATAGGCTACCTCAACAGGCGTAACAGGCGCATGAAAACGCCTCCGGGCCAGACTACCGCCCTTGTAAAACGGTTCTTTAAAACCACCCAGAAGAACCTACCCGAGCTGGCAAAACTACAGGCTTCCAGGCTGGAGCAGTTCCTGATTACACAACGTAGCTGGAGCGCAGCCCAATGGAATGCCCTGTTTTTACATAACCCTATCCTGTTCGTATTTGCGAACAGGTTAGTATGGGCCAGCTACCATGCTGACGGGCAGTTTTCCGGCACATTCCGTTGCACGGAAAACAGTACGCTCACAGATGTAGGCGGCAATGCCTTTGAACTACCGGAAGGGGCGACCGTACGCCTGCTTCACCCGCTGCAGATAGATGCAGCCGGCAAAGAACAATGGCTGCAGCACTTTACAGCCCATAACATCATCCCAGGCTTTGCACAGCTGGAACGTCCGGTATCTGAACTGAACATCCAGCAACGCCAGCAAACGATGATCTATGATTTTGAAGATATAATTATGGAACAGGAAGCCCTCAACAGCCTGATGGAAGAAAAAGGCTGGAAACTGAGGACCAATGAGGAAAGTCAACCGCTTTCCTTCCGTAAAACAGATGATATAAACGAAGTAGAAGCCGTGATAGAATTATCCGGCATCTACCTCGAGTCGGGTATCCAGTGCAAACTGGGTACCCTTTACTTCATTGACCTGGAAAAAGCAGGCGATGCAGCTTTCGATAGTACCAGCAGGAACGCAGGCGCTTATATGCTGCCACTGCACAAGGTTCCGGCGGTATTCTATTCTGAAACAGTGACGGATATTTCAAAGCCCGGCTCCACGATTGAGCTGGTATAA
- a CDS encoding DUF59 domain-containing protein has protein sequence MSEATLREQIEAQLRTVYDPEIPVNIWELGLVYAIKIKEDFSVGVDMTLTAPGCPVAGDIIREVEEKVRGVEGVTDVHVHLTFDPPWTKEMMSEEAKLELGFL, from the coding sequence ATGAGTGAAGCAACATTAAGAGAACAGATAGAAGCACAGCTGCGAACAGTTTATGACCCGGAAATCCCGGTGAATATCTGGGAGCTTGGACTTGTATACGCGATTAAAATCAAGGAAGATTTTAGCGTAGGCGTAGATATGACCCTCACCGCACCGGGCTGCCCGGTTGCCGGCGACATCATCCGTGAAGTGGAAGAAAAAGTACGTGGCGTGGAAGGCGTTACAGATGTACATGTACACCTGACCTTCGATCCACCCTGGACAAAAGAGATGATGAGTGAAGAAGCTAAACTGGAATTAGGATTTTTATAA
- a CDS encoding SufE family protein: MTIKEIQEEVISDFAFMENWEDKYEYIIQLGKELPIIQEEFKKEENLIKGCQSRVWLHSELKDGKLFFTADSDAVITKGLVSLMISVLSGHSPKEIAEAEIFFIDAIGLSSHLSPTRSNGLLSMLKQMKLYGVAYQAKMNQ, encoded by the coding sequence ATGACGATTAAAGAAATACAGGAAGAAGTAATATCGGACTTCGCCTTCATGGAAAACTGGGAAGATAAATACGAATATATCATCCAGCTGGGTAAGGAATTGCCCATCATCCAGGAAGAATTTAAGAAAGAGGAAAACCTGATCAAAGGATGCCAGAGCCGCGTATGGTTACATTCAGAGCTGAAAGATGGCAAACTTTTTTTCACCGCCGACTCCGACGCCGTTATTACCAAAGGCCTGGTTAGTCTGATGATATCAGTACTTTCCGGTCATTCTCCGAAAGAAATAGCTGAAGCAGAAATATTTTTTATTGATGCCATCGGTTTAAGCAGCCACCTCTCTCCTACCCGTTCCAACGGTTTGCTGAGTATGCTCAAACAGATGAAACTTTATGGAGTAGCCTACCAGGCTAAAATGAACCAATAA
- a CDS encoding aminotransferase class V-fold PLP-dependent enzyme has translation MEHIANTQTAALDLAAVRKDFPILQRMVHGKPLVYFDNGATTQKPAVVIETEKHYYETYNSNVHRGVHHLSQVATDAFEKARNIVTAYINAPDSSQVIFTKGTTDGINLVASGFSRRFLKPGDTVIISAMEHHSNIVPWQMACEDNGATLKVIPINDKGELIMEAFEAMLDDTVKIVSVTYVSNTLGTVNPVEDIISLAHARNIPVLIDAAQAVQHISIDVQALQPDFLVFSGHKIYGPTGTGVLYGNKEWLDKLPPYQGGGEMIKTVTFEKTTYNVLPHKFEAGTPNIAGIIGLGAAIEYLQQVGIPAIQQWEEELMAYAMDQLRQIDGIRFIGDAANRSGAISFLVHNIHPFDMGELLDQQGIAVRTGHHCTEPLMNRFNIPGTVRASLSFYNTREEIDKLVAGIKRASSMLL, from the coding sequence ATGGAACATATTGCTAATACACAAACCGCTGCACTCGACTTAGCTGCTGTCAGGAAAGATTTCCCGATACTGCAACGTATGGTGCATGGCAAACCGCTGGTATACTTCGATAACGGAGCTACCACGCAGAAGCCAGCAGTGGTAATAGAAACAGAGAAACATTACTACGAAACATATAATAGCAATGTGCACCGCGGCGTACACCATCTGAGCCAGGTAGCTACCGATGCATTCGAAAAGGCCCGCAATATTGTGACCGCCTATATCAACGCACCAGACAGCAGCCAGGTCATCTTCACAAAAGGTACTACCGACGGTATTAACCTGGTAGCAAGTGGCTTTAGCCGCCGCTTCCTGAAACCCGGCGATACCGTGATCATCTCCGCAATGGAACACCACTCGAACATCGTTCCATGGCAGATGGCCTGTGAAGACAACGGAGCCACCCTCAAGGTAATCCCTATCAACGATAAGGGCGAACTGATCATGGAGGCCTTCGAAGCCATGCTCGATGATACCGTTAAAATTGTATCCGTAACGTACGTCTCCAATACCCTGGGTACGGTAAACCCGGTGGAAGATATTATCTCGCTGGCGCATGCACGCAATATCCCTGTTCTGATAGATGCCGCACAGGCCGTTCAGCACATCAGTATTGACGTTCAGGCCCTGCAACCGGATTTTCTCGTTTTCTCCGGCCATAAAATCTATGGCCCTACCGGCACCGGTGTGCTGTATGGCAACAAAGAATGGCTCGATAAACTGCCTCCTTACCAGGGCGGTGGAGAAATGATAAAAACCGTTACCTTCGAAAAGACAACGTATAATGTGTTGCCCCATAAATTTGAAGCCGGTACACCTAATATTGCCGGTATCATCGGACTGGGCGCAGCAATTGAATATTTGCAGCAGGTAGGCATTCCCGCCATCCAGCAATGGGAAGAGGAACTGATGGCCTACGCCATGGACCAGCTCCGCCAGATAGACGGTATCCGCTTTATCGGTGATGCTGCCAACAGAAGCGGCGCCATTTCCTTCCTCGTGCATAACATTCACCCCTTTGATATGGGTGAACTGCTGGACCAGCAGGGTATAGCTGTCAGAACAGGTCATCACTGCACAGAGCCATTGATGAACCGATTCAATATCCCAGGTACGGTAAGAGCTTCTTTATCTTTCTACAATACCAGGGAAGAAATTGATAAACTGGTGGCCGGAATCAAACGTGCCAGCTCCATGCTGCTGTAA
- the sufD gene encoding Fe-S cluster assembly protein SufD, translated as MTSDIMIPFYQALTEDVTALSAPQDSLQETRREALERYTATGLPTLKTEAWRFTNIQRFLKEYPYELLSTPATTTATVADEAAIAGLDSYRVVLVNGHLQADLSSLPAGKGISIGAMSAFAETPGFVKWFNSQKHLAGESLANLNTALFADGLYIELQANVALEKPIHLVHVYTSDRHAFVQPRHLWILHRGATATVIESTVHPKQEAVAFANSVTEVVVEDNAELWHYNVQQGADNFRQVNTTAAQQQKDSRYHNFNFTLPNTPFTRNNLSVVLNGSNTETNLKGLYLATGSQHIDNHTFMDHLVPHCNSNEHYKGVLLDTANAVFTGRIHVHQEAQKTNAFQQNNNLLLGDKATINSQPQLEIYADDVKCSHGFTAGQFSEEAMFYLRARGIGEDAAKALLVNAFSHDVTDEIAVPALQEYIQGQIEAIMNI; from the coding sequence ATGACAAGCGATATCATGATACCTTTTTACCAGGCTTTAACGGAAGACGTAACTGCCTTGTCGGCCCCGCAGGATAGCCTGCAGGAGACACGCCGCGAAGCGCTGGAACGTTATACCGCCACAGGTCTCCCAACCCTGAAAACGGAAGCATGGCGTTTTACCAATATCCAGCGTTTCCTGAAAGAGTATCCATATGAATTATTGAGTACACCAGCCACCACTACTGCCACTGTTGCTGATGAAGCAGCCATTGCAGGACTGGACAGCTATCGTGTAGTACTCGTAAACGGCCATTTACAGGCAGATCTTTCCAGCCTGCCTGCCGGTAAAGGTATCAGCATCGGCGCTATGAGCGCTTTTGCAGAAACCCCTGGTTTCGTTAAATGGTTCAACAGCCAAAAACACCTCGCAGGTGAATCCCTGGCCAACCTCAACACCGCCCTCTTTGCCGATGGTCTTTACATCGAACTGCAGGCGAATGTTGCGCTGGAAAAACCGATCCACCTCGTACACGTATATACTTCCGACCGTCACGCATTTGTACAGCCACGTCACCTGTGGATCCTGCACAGAGGCGCAACAGCTACCGTTATCGAAAGCACCGTGCACCCTAAACAGGAAGCCGTAGCCTTCGCCAACAGCGTAACGGAAGTAGTAGTGGAAGATAACGCTGAACTCTGGCATTATAATGTACAACAGGGTGCCGACAATTTCCGTCAGGTAAACACCACTGCTGCACAGCAACAGAAAGACAGCCGTTACCACAACTTCAACTTTACCCTGCCTAATACACCGTTCACCCGTAACAACCTGAGCGTAGTACTCAATGGCAGCAACACAGAAACAAACCTGAAAGGTCTGTACCTCGCTACCGGCAGTCAGCACATCGATAACCATACCTTTATGGACCATCTGGTGCCTCACTGTAACAGTAACGAACACTATAAAGGCGTATTGTTAGATACTGCCAACGCTGTATTCACTGGTAGAATCCATGTTCACCAGGAAGCACAGAAAACAAATGCCTTCCAGCAAAACAACAACCTGTTACTGGGCGACAAAGCAACCATCAACTCACAGCCTCAGCTGGAAATCTATGCTGACGACGTGAAATGCTCACACGGCTTTACCGCCGGCCAGTTCAGCGAAGAAGCAATGTTCTATCTCCGCGCCCGTGGTATCGGTGAAGATGCTGCCAAAGCACTGCTGGTGAATGCTTTCTCTCACGACGTAACAGACGAAATTGCTGTGCCTGCGCTCCAGGAATATATCCAGGGCCAGATCGAGGCAATTATGAACATTTAA
- the sufC gene encoding Fe-S cluster assembly ATPase SufC: MLTIKNLHAEVEGKKILKGINLEIGKGEMHAIMGPNGSGKSSLASVLAGRDNYTVTEGEVWFNGKNLLDLSPEDRAREGVFLAFQYPVEIPGVSNINFLKTAVNEVRTYKGLPPLEAKEFLKLTKEKQQLVDFNTNLMNRSLNEGFSGGEKKRNEIFQLAMLDPQLAILDETDSGLDIDALRIVSNGVNKLRDSEKSFVVITHYQRLLEYIVPDFVHVLYNGRIIKTGTKELALELEERGYDWLKEAEHQKESV, encoded by the coding sequence ATGCTGACGATTAAAAATCTGCACGCAGAAGTAGAAGGAAAAAAAATACTGAAAGGCATCAACCTGGAAATTGGCAAAGGTGAAATGCACGCTATCATGGGTCCCAACGGTTCCGGTAAAAGCTCTCTGGCCTCTGTACTGGCTGGCCGCGATAACTATACCGTTACTGAGGGTGAAGTGTGGTTCAATGGTAAAAACCTGCTGGATTTATCTCCGGAAGACCGCGCACGTGAAGGTGTATTCCTGGCTTTCCAATACCCTGTTGAAATCCCGGGTGTTTCCAACATCAACTTCCTGAAAACTGCAGTAAATGAGGTGAGAACCTACAAAGGCCTGCCTCCTTTGGAAGCAAAGGAATTCCTGAAACTGACCAAAGAAAAACAACAGCTGGTAGATTTTAACACCAACCTGATGAACCGTTCCCTCAACGAAGGATTCTCCGGTGGTGAAAAGAAACGTAACGAAATTTTCCAACTGGCTATGCTGGACCCTCAGCTGGCTATCCTGGACGAAACTGACTCCGGACTGGATATCGATGCACTGCGTATCGTTTCCAATGGTGTAAATAAACTGCGTGATAGCGAAAAATCTTTCGTTGTTATCACTCACTATCAGCGTTTGCTCGAGTACATCGTACCTGACTTCGTACACGTACTGTACAATGGCCGTATCATCAAAACCGGTACTAAAGAACTGGCCCTGGAGCTGGAAGAAAGAGGTTACGACTGGCTGAAAGAAGCAGAGCACCAGAAAGAATCAGTATAA
- the sufB gene encoding Fe-S cluster assembly protein SufB has protein sequence MMNSNEIIDDIANKEYEFGFTTDIEMDIAPPGLNEDIIRFISAKKNEPEWLLEWRLKGFQAFKKLKFPTWQHFEMPELDLQSLSYYAAPKKKKQLNSLDEVDPELLATFDKLGISINEQKALTGVAVDFVFDSVSVVTTFKEKLKELGVIFCSFGEAVQEYPDLVKKYLGTVVPHSDNIFAALNSAVFSDGSFVYIPKGVRCPMELSTYFRINAQNTGQFERTLIVADDNSYVSYLEGCTAPMRDENQLHAAVVEIIAMENAEVKYSTVQNWYPGDKDGKGGIYNFVTKRGICKGANSKISWTQVETGSAITWKYPSVILQGDYSEGEFYSVAVVRNKQIADTGTKIHHIGKGTKSRIISKGISAGHGDNSYRGLVSVGPRAENARNFTQCDSLLIGNQCGSHTFPYIESRNKSAMIEHEATTSKIGEDQIFYLNARGIDTEKAVALIVNGYVKEVLNQLPMEFAVEAQKLLSITLEGSVG, from the coding sequence ATGATGAATAGTAACGAAATAATAGATGATATAGCCAATAAGGAGTATGAGTTTGGCTTTACCACCGATATTGAAATGGATATAGCACCTCCTGGGCTGAATGAAGATATCATCCGTTTTATTTCGGCAAAAAAGAATGAACCAGAATGGCTGCTCGAATGGCGTCTGAAGGGTTTCCAGGCTTTCAAAAAGCTGAAATTCCCTACCTGGCAGCATTTCGAAATGCCTGAACTGGATTTACAGTCCCTCTCCTATTATGCTGCTCCAAAGAAAAAGAAACAGCTGAACAGCCTGGACGAAGTAGATCCTGAATTACTGGCAACATTCGACAAACTGGGTATTTCCATCAATGAACAGAAGGCCCTCACCGGTGTAGCCGTTGACTTTGTATTCGACAGTGTATCTGTTGTTACTACCTTCAAAGAAAAACTGAAAGAACTGGGTGTGATTTTCTGCTCTTTCGGTGAAGCTGTTCAGGAATATCCTGACTTAGTTAAAAAATACCTGGGTACGGTTGTACCTCACTCCGATAATATCTTTGCTGCACTGAACAGTGCCGTATTCTCCGACGGATCTTTCGTGTACATTCCTAAAGGCGTTCGCTGCCCGATGGAACTGAGCACCTACTTCCGTATCAATGCACAGAACACCGGTCAGTTCGAACGTACCCTCATCGTTGCCGACGACAATTCTTACGTTAGCTACCTCGAAGGCTGTACAGCTCCTATGCGCGACGAAAACCAGCTGCACGCAGCCGTGGTGGAAATCATAGCAATGGAAAATGCAGAGGTGAAATATTCTACCGTTCAGAACTGGTACCCTGGCGATAAAGATGGTAAAGGCGGTATCTATAACTTCGTAACCAAACGTGGTATCTGTAAAGGCGCCAACAGTAAAATCTCCTGGACTCAGGTAGAAACCGGTTCTGCCATCACCTGGAAATACCCTAGTGTTATTCTTCAGGGCGATTATTCCGAAGGTGAATTCTATTCTGTAGCCGTGGTTCGTAACAAACAGATCGCGGATACCGGTACTAAAATCCACCACATCGGTAAAGGCACCAAAAGCCGTATCATCTCCAAAGGTATTTCTGCCGGACATGGCGATAACAGCTACCGTGGCCTCGTTTCCGTAGGTCCACGCGCAGAGAACGCCCGTAACTTTACCCAGTGCGACTCCCTGCTGATCGGTAACCAGTGTGGTTCCCACACCTTCCCGTACATCGAATCCAGAAACAAATCTGCGATGATCGAGCACGAAGCTACAACGTCAAAAATCGGTGAAGACCAGATCTTCTACCTGAATGCACGTGGTATCGATACCGAAAAAGCAGTAGCACTGATCGTAAATGGTTACGTGAAGGAAGTACTGAATCAGCTGCCTATGGAATTTGCCGTAGAAGCACAGAAACTTTTATCTATTACACTTGAAGGAAGCGTTGGATAG
- a CDS encoding iron-sulfur cluster assembly accessory protein, whose protein sequence is MITVSEKAGVYIKALMESEHHAPGTFVRVGVKGGGCSGLEYVLKFETTEEEGDQVFEDKGVKVVVQMKSLLYLYGTELDYSDGLNGKGLYFNNPNATRTCSCGESFAV, encoded by the coding sequence ATGATAACCGTTTCAGAAAAGGCAGGAGTATATATTAAGGCACTGATGGAAAGTGAACATCATGCGCCGGGAACCTTTGTTCGTGTAGGCGTAAAAGGTGGCGGATGTTCCGGACTGGAATATGTGCTGAAATTCGAAACAACAGAAGAAGAAGGCGACCAGGTATTTGAAGATAAGGGTGTTAAAGTTGTAGTTCAGATGAAAAGCTTACTGTACTTATATGGTACTGAGCTGGACTATTCAGATGGTCTGAATGGAAAAGGGCTGTACTTCAATAACCCGAATGCTACGAGAACCTGCAGCTGCGGCGAGAGCTTTGCTGTATAG
- a CDS encoding metalloregulator ArsR/SmtB family transcription factor, with protein sequence MEKYPTRISNAADRLLTMLKTKGPQPASLLAAELGITNEGARLHLVKLQEEGLVASESISKGPGRPTLMWSLTALGNTRFPDTHTELSLQLIQTIKTVLGKEALDNVVAAREIKQKEKYHTALDGVSGLENRLDAFANIRSGEGYLAEWKKEDGVYYFIENHCPICCAATECDNICTSEMNTFVSIVGTDVSVSRMEHIINGARRCVYKIIPDNA encoded by the coding sequence TTGGAAAAATATCCAACACGAATCAGCAACGCCGCCGACAGGTTATTGACAATGCTCAAGACCAAAGGTCCGCAGCCAGCTTCATTGCTGGCGGCTGAGCTGGGTATTACCAATGAAGGAGCCAGGCTCCACCTTGTTAAGCTCCAGGAAGAAGGACTGGTTGCCTCCGAAAGTATTTCAAAAGGCCCGGGCCGCCCTACCTTAATGTGGAGCCTGACTGCCCTCGGCAATACCCGCTTCCCGGATACACATACCGAACTCTCCCTCCAGCTCATACAAACCATCAAAACAGTGCTCGGTAAAGAGGCATTGGATAATGTAGTCGCTGCCAGGGAAATCAAACAGAAAGAAAAATATCATACCGCCCTCGACGGCGTATCAGGCCTCGAAAACCGCCTCGACGCATTTGCCAATATCCGTAGCGGAGAAGGGTACCTTGCTGAATGGAAAAAAGAAGATGGGGTATATTATTTCATTGAAAATCACTGTCCTATATGCTGTGCCGCTACTGAGTGCGACAACATCTGTACCTCAGAAATGAATACTTTCGTCAGCATAGTAGGCACTGACGTGTCCGTTTCCCGCATGGAACACATCATTAACGGCGCCAGACGCTGCGTATATAAAATTATTCCCGATAACGCCTGA